In the Pogona vitticeps strain Pit_001003342236 chromosome 2, PviZW2.1, whole genome shotgun sequence genome, gaagcagagatggtcaGGGAAATAGGTACTGAGGTAATAGaatcttagtactgcagagctagaagggaagaaaattctcaacctctggctcctgagTTAGATACCTCAACCAAAATGtatggaaagggggtggggagaatttgataaaccacatctgtgagaataaaagcaaaaatttaaacatCGAAATTGAGAAGGTACTTGACCCCagcaaaattaaatattacaaattctaAAGGTTGCGTATTACCGTAGTACCTCTGTTTACAAAATCAGTGTGGCCTCCAGGGTGTTACATCATGCGAAAAATACATAAACTGGAACACGAATTGATATAGCAACAGTGGCAGTGCTACAAACCTCCAAGTGCAGGGAAACTTCCTTCACCTGgcaaaagaaatgggggggggggaagagccataAACTGAAGCACCATTTCGAACTGATTTCTGTTCGTAAACTGGAAATTATGTTAACTGATGTACTACTTTACCTCAAAGGTagctgtggcaaccccagacctactggagtatcccaccctatagttatgctgccaccaaccattccctgtaaggagtcacacagaccaggaatggattttaataaacaaaagaacaaggtttattgaaacaacaaacagggtaaataaaagaatcaggtaaataggaaactgtaacgtggcatagtcccaatcacacacattcaacagattggttcccacggaacactttaaagtaacgcacagaccctgaacctatcagttctggctacctagaaagaaacctgaacctatcaggtatgtactaactgacaaacagttgtacccagtctgacacacagactccaactcctcttctccacaccagctccaaatatatctacagtacagctcctccccccagatgtcccgccttccactccccataggatggaaatttccctccaaacccatgacagacaggtaccatcagtgctgtatgtgacacctcccctctttataagttgttttgcgggggaaaagctaaagtgcttttctccaaaaaaacaaccaggatcaaaacacaaaacagttatacattataacacaatcccataacccatacttactcactctaggtcaaacatatcacttatgcatttaaacattaatatttgcaatacatcaagttacctttattaatacaaaccaagcctgttcaataaacaggtaaatttaacttttggtcaccaaaatatacatagtccatgtttcttcgccgtcttcactcgtcgggtcttcttgacaaggcgtcagcaacacagttcattgaccctctgaccaccttcacttcgaagtcaaaatcttgcaggtttaaagcccacctcataagtttactattatgggttttcattgtctttaaccactgcagtggggagtggtcagtgcacagaacaaaatgtcttccccagatgtaaggtttggccttctgaatcgcgtatactatggccaggcactcctttcccacggttgccaaatgtctctcacctttctggagtttcctactcaggtaggacactggatgctggtcaccattttcatcctcctggcaaagaactgctcctaccccgctgttagacgcatcggtgtagatgatgaactcccggtcgaagtcgggagcacgcagcactggatactggacgagcgcctccttcaacctctggaacgcctcctcccagtcgctggtccacgggatgcggtcatcagtcttcttccgcgtcagatcggtcagcggagtcgccatctcgctaaacctcgggatgaactttctgtagtagcccaccaacccaagaaatgatttgactttcttcttggtgttgggtctgggccaatcacgaacggcttctattttggcctctaggggtttgatcactcccttcactatccccggcttattcgaaaaaaccttatgatatttagtgagcagcacttttagttcttgctgctggtcttgggtgagtgcaggactgatcttcacctcatctgggttgtatttcacttcccctctaccctcccagaagggtaattcagcttcctcactctcagctgcttttatggcaaataaaaccctctgttcccctctgtagtagggtttcagggcattcacatgtaccaccctccgtgcttggtgttcctcctgttctataaggtagttcagatctgacatcttggacatgaccctgtatggtcctgcccatttgagctgcagtttgttctctttgcagggcctaagccaaagcacttcctcccctgggttaaagtgcctctccctggctttctggtcataccaggttttctgtctgaccttctgagcttgcaggttttctgctgctagctctaggtttctcttcaggtcattcgttaaagtgtctatatacgtcacaacatcttgtgggtcatcctgggtgatctgctcccaattttgtttgattaaatcaagtggacctcttacttttctcccaaacaaaagttcaaacggactgaacccggtactggcttggggcactgatcgataagcaaacaaaagggattgcagcttctggtcccaattgtttggattctctgccaagtaagccctaatcatgcgcatcagagtcccattgaacttctccgttaacccattactttcggggtgataggcagtggtttccttgtgtttaattccacagatttgccataaccgtttcatgagctttgatgtaaacgatgtgcccaaatctgtgattatttctgaggcaaatcccatcctggacatataccccaccaaggcatctgccactgtgttagtttcgatgttagtcaagggaatggcttcggggtacctcgtggcatggtccacaatggtgagaatgaaccggttccccctctttgtggccttgggcaacggtcccacaatatccactcctatacatttgaacggggtgtcaatcacaggcaaagggcacaactttgctttggtcctgtcacggttattcccctgcctctgacacacatcacattgtttacagaactccttgatctgcttccctatttccggccagtaaaaattttgtgtgattctctgctgtgttttgttcacccctaagtgcgcagcaaacatgtcagagtgccccctttgtaagatcatggggcgatacttttcaggtaccactagctgacttctgatcccatctcccccttttgagatattcatcagggtctctctatataaaattccctttttctcgcgaaatctcgctggggtttcaggtgttagctgggtgtctgtcaccttttcaaaacactttcggagagtggcgtctgccttttgctcttggccaaatttgctgtccgtggctaaggtttctgccatggcttcgggactaccctcatctgcttcaacctcgggctcttcagtacccccctgaactgtccccgtggtagcttgtgagcgtgtaatcactagcacccgtttcacatgttcagccaggtcatttcccatgagcacggctgctggcagagtcgatgaaatcgctagccgccaaactcccctccagccttgaaagctcacaggtacctcagctactggcagtgagatcacctgcccctcaatccctgccaccttcaggctctcatttgggattatatacttcctaggaataatgtctggatggcacagggtcacctgggaacaagtatcccttagccccctatactgatggtcaagtattcctacgtccacccctgcggtctcaaacaattgcgaatctgtcctcactagtaagcagcgcttgacctccacaagaggaccattttccccagcctgatcagcagatgtaactggtccagattgagtagccatggtaacaggctccctcaatggcaaggagctttgctctgtctggacacagaacacagcttttggcttggttccactcaaatcatgaggcaaatttccctttagctgctttaatttctcacactctgagattagatggccctttccttgacagaaataacattttctgctgtacttggactctttctcatctggttttggttttccctccaaaatctgaggtcttggtggttcatgtctgagggcttcccttcaacatgggccccccccttgctggtttttccctggtccctgagagtacctgctgtaggtttctttgggcttacccacagatttcccctcagcacctaagggcttccttatttgggaaataaaatctgcgatctctgccgcttctgtcacagatttaggtttcctctccctcacatggaactttagttccccatgcaggactgaataaaattgttccagcgctatcaggtctttgagctgctggaaggtctctgtcccctcctgagacagccatttctctagcaacctcaccagttgggcccccacttgggtaaaagtctgctctggtttttttgggagtgacctgaatctttgcctcagctgttcagcatttatcccatgccgggcaaacaccagttttttaaactcagtgaagtccttcagcagttccactggcatctctgcatagacttctgccaggctgccactgattaaagatcgcataatggtcatcttctcagtttcccttactgagaagtccacaaacgctctttccacgagggaaaagaacacctcagggcaatctcccttgtggtacacagggaatttcttcaggtcagttttagacaattggcccacctcagaatctctattgttattattgttctgattcatcagttccaattttcttaactcaaacgccattctgtctctctccaatctttcttctctttccattctctctctctctaatctttcttctctttccattttctctctctctatttcaaattgtctttgtttctctctttccctttcctccatttccctcaccctcagctcatgct is a window encoding:
- the LOC140703803 gene encoding uncharacterized protein LOC140703803 isoform X1 codes for the protein MATQSGPVTSADQAGENGPLVEVKRCLLVRTDSQLFETAGVDVGILDHQYRGLRDTCSQVTLCHPDIIPRKYIIPNESLKVAGIEGQVISLPVAEVPVSFQGWRGVWRLAISSTLPAAVLMGNDLAEHVKRVLVITRSQATTGTVQGGTEEPEVEADEGSPEAMAETLATDSKFGQEQKADATLRKCFEKVTDTQLTPETPARFREKKGILYRETLMNISKGGDGIRSQLVVPEKYRPMILQRGHSDMFAAHLGVNKTQQRITQNFYWPEIGKQIKEFCKQCDVCQRQGNNRDRTKAKLCPLPVIDTPFKCIGVDIVGPLPKATKRGNRFILTIVDHATRYPEAIPLTNIETNTVADALVGYMSRMGFASEIITDLGTSFTSKLMKRLWQICGIKHKETTAYHPESNGLTEKFNGTLMRMIRAYLAENPNNWDQKLQSLLFAYRSVPQASTGFSPFELLFGRKVRGPLDLIKQNWEQITQDDPQDVVTYIDTLTNDLKRNLELAAENLQAQKVRQKTWYDQKARERHFNPGEEVLWLRPCKENKLQLKWAGPYRVMSKMSDLNYLIEQEEHQARRVVHVNALKPYYRGEQRVLFAIKAAESEEAELPFWEGRGEVKYNPDEVKISPALTQDQQQELKVLLTKYHKVFSNKPGIVKGVIKPLEAKIEAVRDWPRPNTKKKVKSFLGLVGYYRKFIPRFSEMATPLTDLTRKKTDDRIPWTSDWEEAFQRLKEALVQYPVLRAPDFDREFIIYTDASNSGVGAVLCQEDENGDQHPVSYLSRKLQKGERHLATVGKECLAIVYAIQKAKPYIWGRHFVLCTDHSPLQWLKTMKTHNSKLMRWALNLQDFDFEVKVVRGSMNCVADALSRRPDE